A window of Costertonia aggregata contains these coding sequences:
- a CDS encoding arsenate reductase family protein, translated as MGVFARDKNQLSYIYNSNSNLGEKVLGYVKGMEFQIDTIDISKDNLGDTAWTEISELLGMGFDEILATDHPEVPEKFQGGSFDTKGWLKILNQNPIMLQNPIAINGDRAKQIESRDDILKFYGVDSAGLEQSPDEGRPDTKSNTENETFIPDRD; from the coding sequence ATGGGCGTATTCGCAAGAGATAAAAATCAACTTAGCTATATTTATAACTCCAATTCAAACCTTGGAGAAAAAGTATTGGGCTATGTAAAGGGAATGGAATTCCAAATCGATACTATAGACATTTCCAAGGACAATTTAGGAGATACCGCCTGGACGGAAATTTCGGAGCTTCTTGGTATGGGATTCGATGAAATTTTAGCCACGGATCATCCTGAAGTTCCTGAAAAATTTCAAGGCGGTAGTTTTGATACAAAAGGATGGTTGAAAATTTTAAACCAAAACCCGATCATGTTGCAAAATCCTATTGCCATTAATGGAGATAGGGCCAAACAAATCGAGTCTCGCGATGATATCTTAAAATTCTACGGAGTAGATTCGGCTGGGCTGGAACAAAGTCCGGATGAAGGTCGGCCTGATACCAAATCCAATACCGAAAACGAAACCTTCATACCGGATAGGGATTAA
- a CDS encoding phosphatase PAP2 family protein: MRITVIILSTIFLCHSICAQVVDSPYEMSWKKDTPWIVGSLSGTALGLYIKSNKKNITNDRLNSIKSEDIIGIDGWAAGNYSEKANNVSDIPFYGSFALPFGLLLDKNANKHAVQILGLYLESLATTSAFFTITAGLVNRSRPLVYNSDAPLNERLEANGQNSFYSGHVAATATAAFFAAKVFSDFNPDSKLKPFVWTVSAVIPVLAGYYRIEARKHFLTDVVLGYILGAATGILVPEFHKRKENKVKVFPSAGRLPLGQEFNAITLRLSF; encoded by the coding sequence ATGCGAATTACCGTTATCATATTATCGACAATTTTCCTTTGCCATTCTATATGTGCTCAAGTTGTAGATTCTCCATACGAGATGTCTTGGAAAAAAGACACGCCTTGGATTGTAGGTTCATTGAGCGGTACTGCGTTAGGTCTCTATATCAAATCCAACAAGAAAAATATTACTAATGACCGTCTCAACTCAATAAAATCTGAAGATATTATCGGTATTGATGGATGGGCTGCCGGCAATTATTCCGAAAAAGCGAATAACGTAAGCGATATCCCTTTTTATGGCTCGTTCGCACTGCCCTTTGGCTTGCTTTTGGATAAGAATGCGAATAAACATGCTGTTCAAATCTTAGGTTTATACTTGGAAAGTCTGGCAACAACTTCGGCCTTTTTTACCATTACCGCAGGGCTTGTCAATCGGAGCAGACCCTTAGTTTATAATTCGGACGCCCCGCTAAACGAGCGGTTGGAGGCAAATGGGCAAAACTCCTTTTATTCGGGCCATGTGGCCGCGACTGCTACGGCAGCTTTTTTCGCCGCGAAAGTGTTTAGCGATTTTAACCCGGACTCTAAGTTGAAGCCTTTTGTCTGGACGGTTTCGGCAGTAATTCCTGTCTTGGCCGGATATTATCGAATTGAAGCGCGTAAGCACTTTTTGACCGATGTGGTTCTTGGGTATATTCTAGGGGCGGCTACCGGCATTTTAGTTCCGGAATTTCACAAAAGGAAAGAGAACAAGGTAAAGGTGTTTCCTTCTGCGGGTCGTTTGCCACTTGGTCAAGAATTCAACGCCATCACACTGCGTCTGAGTTTCTGA
- a CDS encoding BLUF domain-containing protein, with protein sequence MLYTLTYESIAMDEMATEDIDALLEQARSNNQRDDITGCPIYYMGGFIQILEGEKDTIHALYEKIKADNRHKEVHMFSEDDIDRRTFPNWGMAYYPIDAKTTSKSEFEQFKRNLLLLADLTEPTRLTAKLFWDRTKFLISNPPADL encoded by the coding sequence ATGCTTTACACACTTACTTACGAATCCATCGCCATGGATGAAATGGCGACCGAGGATATAGACGCGCTTTTGGAGCAGGCCCGTTCAAACAATCAGCGCGATGATATCACGGGTTGCCCTATCTATTATATGGGTGGGTTTATACAGATTTTGGAAGGAGAAAAGGATACGATTCACGCGCTATACGAAAAAATCAAGGCGGACAATCGTCATAAGGAGGTTCACATGTTCTCGGAAGATGATATCGATAGGCGAACCTTTCCGAATTGGGGAATGGCCTACTACCCTATCGACGCGAAGACTACGAGCAAAAGCGAATTCGAGCAATTCAAAAGAAATCTATTACTATTAGCGGATTTGACCGAACCTACCCGCTTGACCGCCAAATTATTTTGGGACCGTACAAAATTTTTGATTTCCAATCCGCCTGCGGATTTATAA
- a CDS encoding DUF1328 domain-containing protein, whose amino-acid sequence MLKWTVVFVVLAIIAAVFGFGGIAAGAAGIAKVLFFIFLALVVISLLTGNKKIV is encoded by the coding sequence ATGTTAAAGTGGACAGTAGTATTCGTTGTATTGGCAATCATTGCAGCAGTTTTTGGTTTTGGTGGGATCGCCGCCGGAGCGGCAGGGATAGCCAAAGTTTTGTTCTTCATTTTTCTTGCCTTAGTGGTAATCTCATTGCTGACTGGCAACAAGAAAATAGTGTAG
- a CDS encoding DASH family cryptochrome — translation MAILYWFKNDLRLHDNEALYRAVELGKKLLLCYCIDPKNYRQLDLGFRKSDKVRHQFLLQCLADLRSRLQRMGGNLLVVSGNPAIEITKLVNELKITDIYAEEEYAEEESELVEGVKNALPDFCQLNPFWGRTLYHKDDIPYAIDEIPLISKTYRIKTTKETEVRACFPAVKEIDFLKIADYGEIPDLESVVQENNKSEEIEPFVKGGETKALERLQHYFFETEQLTAYKWTRNRSLGMDYSSKFSPYLALGCLSPRYVYHEVKRYEEKTKKNYGTWWFVFELVWRDFFIFRHMRVGPKLYTKNGFKGKKVEFDNSKILFDRWCAGKTGIPFIDAHMRQLSQTGYMSNRGRVNCASFLIHDYKVDWRWGAAYFESKLIDYDVSVNWMNWHMQAFEIWYTNPVHQANKYNAQEYIRNWLPELAHLDNIAILIPWESDIESYPKPLEIYQKWQRSINTINKKKLKETAK, via the coding sequence ATGGCGATACTATATTGGTTTAAGAACGATTTGCGATTGCATGACAACGAGGCCCTATACCGGGCAGTGGAATTAGGAAAGAAATTGCTGCTCTGCTATTGTATTGATCCAAAAAATTATCGTCAGCTGGATTTGGGTTTCAGAAAATCGGATAAAGTCCGACATCAATTTCTTTTACAATGCTTGGCCGATTTAAGAAGCCGCTTGCAAAGAATGGGCGGAAATCTTTTGGTCGTTAGCGGTAATCCGGCCATAGAAATTACGAAACTGGTTAACGAACTTAAAATTACCGATATCTACGCCGAGGAAGAATACGCCGAGGAAGAGTCGGAGCTGGTGGAGGGCGTAAAGAATGCACTTCCAGATTTCTGTCAGTTAAATCCATTTTGGGGTAGAACACTTTATCATAAAGACGATATACCTTATGCCATTGATGAAATTCCATTGATATCGAAAACGTATCGCATCAAGACCACTAAGGAAACCGAGGTTCGCGCTTGCTTTCCCGCCGTAAAAGAAATCGATTTTTTAAAAATAGCGGATTATGGGGAAATACCCGATTTGGAATCGGTAGTGCAAGAAAACAACAAATCGGAAGAAATCGAACCCTTTGTCAAAGGCGGGGAAACGAAAGCCCTAGAACGCCTCCAGCATTATTTTTTCGAAACCGAGCAATTAACGGCCTATAAGTGGACCCGTAACCGTTCGCTGGGAATGGATTACAGCTCAAAGTTCTCGCCCTATCTCGCACTTGGTTGCCTTTCCCCCAGATACGTTTATCATGAGGTCAAAAGGTATGAGGAAAAAACCAAGAAAAATTACGGAACATGGTGGTTTGTCTTTGAACTGGTTTGGCGTGATTTCTTCATTTTTCGGCACATGAGGGTCGGGCCTAAATTATATACTAAGAATGGTTTCAAAGGTAAAAAAGTCGAATTCGATAATTCAAAAATATTGTTTGATCGTTGGTGCGCCGGAAAAACCGGAATCCCTTTTATCGATGCCCACATGCGGCAATTAAGCCAAACAGGTTATATGAGCAATAGGGGTAGGGTCAATTGCGCTAGTTTTTTGATTCACGATTATAAAGTCGATTGGCGGTGGGGCGCGGCCTATTTCGAATCGAAACTGATCGATTACGACGTAAGCGTGAATTGGATGAACTGGCACATGCAGGCGTTCGAGATTTGGTACACGAATCCTGTGCATCAGGCGAACAAGTACAACGCCCAAGAATATATTCGTAATTGGCTTCCCGAACTCGCGCATTTGGATAATATTGCCATATTAATTCCATGGGAATCGGATATTGAATCGTATCCGAAACCCTTGGAAATATATCAAAAATGGCAACGGTCGATTAATACCATCAATAAGAAAAAGTTAAAAGAAACCGCCAAATGA
- a CDS encoding AI-2E family transporter has product MKSTVIAKGIYKAFLLIAGTFLLLYVLYLIQSVIAYVLLAAVFALIGRPVTLWLRTKLKCPNILAVSITILLLFTLLVGLVWLFVPLVTEQGEKLALLNLKNMQAELELFFQELTNSLGASKEIVEEIVEEVDLEETVEREMETGFLPRVFNSVMQVVGTMSISLFSIIFITFFLLKDTQIIQGTLVRMFPSMHRPGIMNSIDVTKNLLSRYFIGLLLQILILFIIYAATLTLVGIEHPLAIAFLCALFNIIPYVGPIIGAVFMMVFTVTSNLGLDFGIEIVPKMAYVAIGVIVGQLIDNFFSQPFIFSNSVKSHPLEIFLIIIMAGLLFGVVGMIVAVPGYTVLKVILREFIPENRIVKALTTRLK; this is encoded by the coding sequence ATGAAATCCACCGTGATCGCCAAGGGAATTTATAAGGCGTTTCTGTTAATTGCGGGAACTTTTCTTTTGCTCTATGTGCTGTATTTGATTCAATCCGTTATTGCTTATGTACTGCTCGCGGCCGTTTTTGCACTTATCGGTAGACCCGTTACGCTATGGTTGCGAACCAAGTTAAAATGTCCGAATATACTGGCGGTCTCAATTACCATTCTTCTATTGTTCACGTTGCTGGTGGGCTTGGTTTGGCTATTTGTTCCCTTAGTAACCGAACAGGGCGAAAAATTGGCCTTACTCAATTTAAAGAATATGCAGGCCGAACTTGAACTTTTCTTTCAAGAACTGACGAATTCTTTGGGGGCATCCAAGGAAATTGTTGAAGAAATCGTCGAAGAGGTCGATTTAGAGGAAACCGTAGAACGTGAAATGGAAACCGGATTTCTTCCCCGGGTATTTAATTCCGTAATGCAGGTCGTCGGTACAATGAGCATCAGTTTATTCTCCATAATTTTCATAACTTTTTTTCTTCTAAAAGATACTCAGATTATTCAGGGTACTTTAGTTCGCATGTTTCCATCGATGCATCGCCCAGGTATCATGAATTCCATCGATGTAACCAAGAACTTACTTTCTCGATACTTTATCGGTTTGCTGCTTCAAATTCTAATTTTGTTCATTATCTACGCAGCTACCCTGACCTTGGTAGGTATCGAACACCCCTTGGCCATTGCATTTTTATGTGCTCTGTTCAATATCATTCCCTATGTCGGTCCCATTATCGGTGCGGTGTTTATGATGGTCTTTACCGTAACCAGTAATCTAGGCTTGGATTTTGGAATCGAAATAGTACCAAAAATGGCCTACGTCGCCATTGGCGTCATCGTAGGCCAATTAATCGATAATTTCTTTTCCCAGCCGTTTATTTTCTCCAACAGCGTAAAATCGCATCCGTTGGAAATATTTCTGATTATAATTATGGCCGGACTGCTGTTCGGGGTTGTGGGGATGATTGTAGCCGTACCGGGTTATACGGTGCTTAAAGTTATTTTGAGGGAATTTATCCCTGAAAATAGGATTGTTAAGGCACTGACGACGCGATTGAAATAA
- a CDS encoding DUF1206 domain-containing protein, producing MDEKIKHIARTGYASKGTVYALTGILAFGAAIGLGRSSEGKLGVLKFLQGQPFGNILLGILGLGLLCYAFWRFFQSIKDPEDIGTEAKDVVKRIGFFFSGLVYLGLGVYSIYHIFNPASGGSKSGGSSMIPSEYLDYVFYAVAIGLAIKAVFQIVKAYKGDFLRKFHLNSLSNINTRKTIKWLGYAGMVSRAIVIGIVSYFFFRAADTASQGDIKGTSDAFSFLRQNSEGPWLMGFVALGLICYGAYMFIMAKYRRFDD from the coding sequence ATGGATGAAAAAATCAAACACATTGCAAGGACGGGTTATGCCTCAAAAGGTACGGTCTATGCACTTACGGGAATATTGGCCTTTGGGGCCGCAATAGGACTAGGACGTTCTTCAGAAGGGAAATTGGGCGTACTGAAATTTTTACAGGGTCAACCCTTCGGAAATATTCTATTGGGAATTTTGGGCCTCGGTTTACTGTGCTATGCATTTTGGCGGTTCTTTCAAAGTATCAAAGACCCGGAAGATATTGGAACGGAAGCTAAGGATGTTGTAAAACGTATCGGTTTTTTCTTTAGCGGACTCGTCTATCTCGGATTAGGTGTTTATTCGATTTACCATATTTTCAATCCAGCGAGCGGTGGTAGCAAATCGGGTGGAAGTTCGATGATTCCCTCGGAATATCTCGACTACGTATTTTATGCGGTGGCAATAGGTCTTGCTATAAAGGCGGTGTTTCAAATCGTCAAGGCATATAAGGGAGATTTTCTTAGAAAATTCCATTTGAATAGTCTCTCCAATATCAATACGAGAAAAACGATTAAATGGTTGGGCTATGCGGGTATGGTATCCAGAGCGATTGTTATTGGTATCGTATCCTATTTCTTCTTTAGGGCCGCAGATACGGCCAGTCAAGGCGATATCAAAGGTACCTCGGACGCTTTTTCCTTCTTACGGCAAAATTCGGAAGGCCCGTGGTTAATGGGTTTCGTAGCACTGGGTCTAATTTGTTATGGTGCCTATATGTTCATCATGGCGAAATACAGACGGTTTGATGATTAA
- the hpf gene encoding ribosome hibernation-promoting factor, HPF/YfiA family has translation MQIIYEYHDVAQSDRLENLAQEKLEDLKKKFDMIIRADVFFKEENTTSDETGKICNIRLSLPGPRLFAEASHENFASSISESVSDLERQLRKRKEKLKTF, from the coding sequence ATGCAAATCATATATGAGTACCACGACGTTGCCCAAAGCGACCGTCTAGAAAATTTAGCACAGGAGAAGTTGGAGGACTTAAAAAAGAAATTCGATATGATAATCCGTGCGGATGTTTTTTTCAAGGAAGAAAACACGACTTCCGATGAGACCGGAAAGATTTGCAATATTCGATTAAGTCTGCCCGGCCCGAGATTGTTCGCGGAGGCAAGTCATGAAAATTTTGCAAGTTCCATCTCCGAATCGGTCAGCGATTTGGAGCGGCAATTGCGAAAGCGAAAAGAGAAATTGAAAACATTTTAA
- a CDS encoding CsbD family protein — MNSDQLEGKWKQVKGEFKQKYGNLTDDDVTYSEGKFDEMMGRLQEKTGKRREELEREIENW; from the coding sequence ATGAACAGCGATCAATTAGAAGGTAAGTGGAAACAGGTCAAAGGCGAATTTAAACAGAAATACGGCAATTTGACCGACGATGATGTAACCTATTCCGAAGGTAAATTTGACGAAATGATGGGTCGACTTCAAGAAAAGACCGGGAAGCGTCGAGAGGAACTGGAACGGGAAATCGAAAATTGGTAA
- a CDS encoding DUF4385 domain-containing protein, protein MKKFDYSLDYKNLNLRERPELYAIGKGEQGVLLVEPYKSEILPYWRFKNPEIASKSATKIYELFLDYLRDNDFVGADMARKYLQMGFTRARRYANYKGGKKYDGPVPKDKKGQSGSHGRKQLERQKEDVVKAEAAAIFKTKLELAKSNADYLKQKKNFVEAFG, encoded by the coding sequence ATGAAGAAATTCGATTATAGTCTTGACTACAAAAATTTGAATCTGCGCGAACGCCCAGAACTGTATGCCATTGGGAAGGGCGAGCAAGGGGTGCTTCTTGTCGAACCCTATAAATCGGAAATTCTGCCCTATTGGCGATTTAAGAATCCCGAAATTGCTTCGAAGTCCGCCACAAAAATTTATGAATTGTTTCTTGACTATTTAAGAGATAATGATTTTGTCGGTGCGGATATGGCACGAAAGTATTTGCAAATGGGCTTTACCCGCGCTCGGCGCTATGCCAACTACAAAGGAGGGAAGAAATATGATGGTCCCGTACCCAAGGATAAAAAAGGGCAAAGTGGCTCACATGGTCGAAAACAGTTGGAGCGTCAGAAGGAAGATGTTGTAAAGGCCGAGGCAGCGGCTATTTTCAAAACCAAATTGGAGTTGGCTAAAAGCAATGCGGATTATTTAAAGCAGAAGAAAAATTTTGTTGAGGCCTTTGGGTAA
- a CDS encoding DUF3253 domain-containing protein, translating into MSKNVEEQIKDLHLQFAEERGLDKTYCPSEVARKFAPDIWRDKMDLVREVADNLVTSGQLIALQKGVKIVKKPSEARGPIRLQKKRSKSN; encoded by the coding sequence ATGAGCAAAAACGTCGAGGAACAAATTAAAGATTTGCATTTACAATTTGCCGAGGAAAGGGGTTTGGATAAAACCTACTGCCCTTCGGAAGTGGCTCGAAAATTTGCTCCGGATATTTGGCGCGATAAAATGGATTTAGTTCGAGAGGTGGCCGACAACCTTGTGACATCCGGACAATTAATTGCACTTCAAAAGGGCGTGAAAATCGTTAAAAAACCATCGGAGGCAAGAGGCCCGATTCGACTTCAAAAAAAAAGATCAAAAAGCAATTGA
- a CDS encoding catalase: MAQKKTSKSTEKEKQLKNYTIDCQDKPMTTRQGLKVNDTNNSLTAGERGATLLEDFLLREKIHNFDHERIPERIVHARGSGAHGYFELYESIDQYSKAGIFTDTSRKTPVFVRFSTVAGSKGSTDLARDVRGFAVKFYTEEGTWDLVGNNMPIFFIQDAMKFPDLIHSVKPEPNKEIPQAASAHDTFYDFVSLTTETMHNQIWLMSDRAIPRSYRMMEGFGIHTFRLINKKGEAHFVKFHWKPKLGVHSVTWDEAVKISGADSDFHRRDLWDAIEAGQFPEWELGIQVVPEEDEHKFEFDLLDPTKLIPEEMVPVQRIGRMVLNRNPENFFAETEQVAFLPGNIVPGIDFTNDPLLQGRLFSYRDTQLSRLGSHNFHQLPINRPVSDVHNNQRDGHMQMEIPKGQTAYFPNTLGGGCPYLSKVAEGGFESYQERIDAKKIRTRSESFSDHFSQPALFYRSLADWEKAHVVDAYSFELGKCNHDHIKERMLWIISQIDTDLAKNVAENLGMKVPKSIDKPINQAIGADAKVKEHQPGKKKNYLDKAPTLSQANTIFDSIATRQIAFLVADGFNMKDFDNMKKALEKQNAMVKLVAPHGGTITCDSEMEHKVDASIMTTESVLFDAVYIPGGKKSVKALLEKAKFLKFVEEAYKHCKAIAVDNEGARLLEESAINDMENDEAIFINGKAKDFISAIAKHRNWKRMAKAEKIAV; the protein is encoded by the coding sequence ATGGCACAAAAGAAAACTTCAAAGTCCACCGAAAAAGAGAAGCAGTTAAAAAATTATACGATAGATTGTCAGGATAAACCCATGACTACAAGACAGGGGCTGAAGGTCAACGATACCAACAACTCCCTAACAGCAGGGGAACGGGGAGCGACCTTACTTGAAGACTTTCTACTCCGTGAAAAAATTCACAACTTCGACCATGAACGTATTCCAGAACGGATCGTACATGCGCGCGGAAGTGGTGCCCACGGGTATTTCGAGCTATATGAGAGTATCGATCAGTACTCCAAAGCAGGAATCTTTACGGATACCTCCCGAAAAACACCTGTATTTGTCCGGTTCTCCACGGTGGCCGGTTCCAAAGGTTCTACAGATTTGGCCAGGGACGTGCGTGGCTTTGCCGTGAAATTTTACACTGAGGAAGGTACCTGGGATTTGGTCGGAAACAATATGCCGATTTTCTTTATTCAAGATGCCATGAAATTCCCGGATTTGATACATTCGGTCAAACCAGAACCGAACAAGGAAATTCCGCAAGCGGCCTCGGCGCACGATACCTTCTATGATTTTGTATCATTAACCACCGAGACGATGCACAACCAAATTTGGCTAATGAGCGATCGAGCCATACCTCGAAGTTATCGGATGATGGAAGGGTTTGGCATCCATACCTTCCGACTGATCAACAAAAAAGGGGAAGCGCACTTCGTCAAATTCCATTGGAAACCAAAATTGGGTGTTCATTCCGTAACTTGGGACGAGGCCGTAAAGATCAGTGGTGCGGATTCCGATTTCCATAGAAGGGATTTGTGGGATGCCATCGAAGCTGGACAATTTCCGGAATGGGAATTGGGCATACAGGTCGTTCCCGAAGAAGATGAGCATAAATTCGAGTTTGACCTTTTGGATCCCACAAAATTGATTCCCGAAGAAATGGTACCCGTACAGCGTATCGGTCGAATGGTGCTCAATCGAAATCCCGAAAACTTCTTTGCGGAAACGGAGCAAGTAGCCTTTTTGCCCGGTAATATCGTACCGGGTATCGACTTTACGAACGATCCACTCTTGCAAGGCCGTTTGTTTTCCTATCGTGATACACAATTGTCCCGATTGGGCAGCCATAATTTTCATCAGCTACCAATAAACAGACCGGTATCCGATGTGCATAACAACCAGCGTGACGGCCACATGCAAATGGAGATTCCGAAAGGGCAAACCGCTTATTTCCCGAATACCTTGGGCGGTGGCTGCCCCTATCTTTCCAAAGTAGCGGAAGGTGGTTTTGAATCGTACCAAGAGCGAATCGATGCGAAGAAAATCCGAACCCGAAGCGAAAGTTTCAGTGACCACTTTTCGCAACCTGCGTTATTCTATAGAAGTCTGGCCGACTGGGAAAAAGCTCATGTCGTCGATGCCTACTCCTTTGAATTAGGCAAATGCAACCACGACCATATCAAGGAACGTATGTTGTGGATTATTTCCCAAATCGATACCGACTTAGCCAAAAATGTGGCCGAAAATTTAGGTATGAAAGTGCCGAAAAGCATTGATAAACCTATCAATCAGGCCATCGGTGCCGATGCCAAGGTTAAGGAACATCAGCCCGGCAAGAAAAAAAACTACCTTGACAAAGCTCCCACATTGAGCCAAGCGAATACCATTTTCGATTCCATCGCAACCCGGCAAATCGCTTTTTTGGTCGCCGATGGTTTTAACATGAAGGATTTTGACAATATGAAAAAGGCTTTGGAAAAACAAAATGCCATGGTCAAACTCGTTGCACCGCATGGTGGTACCATTACCTGTGATTCCGAAATGGAGCATAAGGTCGATGCATCAATTATGACTACGGAAAGCGTATTATTCGATGCCGTGTATATTCCCGGAGGAAAAAAGTCCGTTAAAGCGCTCTTGGAAAAAGCTAAATTTCTCAAGTTTGTCGAGGAAGCCTATAAACATTGTAAGGCCATTGCCGTCGATAATGAAGGGGCACGTTTACTGGAAGAAAGTGCCATCAACGATATGGAAAATGATGAAGCCATCTTTATCAATGGCAAAGCCAAGGATTTTATCTCGGCCATTGCGAAGCATCGCAATTGGAAGCGGATGGCTAAGGCTGAGAAAATTGCCGTTTAA
- the dinB gene encoding DNA polymerase IV, which translates to MQNSILHFDLDTFFVSCERLLDSRLQKKPLLVGGLSDRGVVAACSYETRPYGIRSGMSMKMARQLCPEAVCIRGDSGVYSKYSHLVTEIISNEVPLFEKSSIDEFYVDLTGMDRFFGNYKFARELRHKIIENTGLPISFGLSQNKIVSKVATGEAKPNNELQIDAGLEKPFLAPLSIRKIPMVGKASAQTLKSLGIFKIRTLQEMPAEVLVRVMGKNGETIWRRAQGIDHVPVVPYNERKSTSTERTYERDTIDMQTMKESLIAMGEKMAYQLRMDNRLTACVTLRIKYSDFKTYTKQKRIPYTNSDHKIIATVMELFKSLYNRRMLVRLLGVKVSHLVQGSHQIDMFEDDEAVLNLYASMDRMRQRYGPAAVMRAATIDTKSIRSNRNPFNGEPPIVLAHRRQ; encoded by the coding sequence ATGCAAAACTCGATTCTACATTTTGATTTGGATACCTTCTTCGTTTCCTGTGAACGGTTGCTGGACAGCCGTTTACAGAAAAAACCGTTGTTGGTCGGTGGGCTGAGCGACCGGGGCGTAGTGGCGGCCTGTAGTTACGAAACGCGACCGTATGGTATCCGTTCGGGCATGTCGATGAAAATGGCACGTCAACTTTGTCCCGAAGCGGTCTGCATTCGTGGGGATTCCGGGGTGTATAGTAAATATTCCCATTTGGTTACCGAAATCATCAGTAACGAGGTGCCACTATTCGAAAAATCAAGCATCGATGAATTTTACGTGGACTTGACAGGAATGGATCGCTTTTTCGGTAACTATAAGTTCGCCCGCGAATTACGTCACAAAATTATCGAAAATACGGGACTCCCGATTAGTTTCGGACTTTCCCAAAATAAAATCGTTTCAAAAGTCGCTACCGGCGAAGCAAAACCCAATAACGAACTTCAAATTGACGCAGGTCTCGAAAAACCGTTTTTAGCCCCGTTGTCCATTCGAAAAATTCCCATGGTGGGCAAGGCCTCCGCGCAAACCTTAAAAAGTTTGGGCATATTCAAGATTCGAACCCTTCAGGAAATGCCGGCCGAAGTGCTCGTTCGGGTCATGGGGAAAAACGGCGAAACGATTTGGAGACGCGCGCAGGGTATCGACCATGTTCCCGTGGTGCCCTACAACGAACGAAAATCGACTTCTACGGAGCGCACTTATGAAAGAGATACCATCGACATGCAAACCATGAAGGAATCGCTGATTGCCATGGGCGAAAAAATGGCCTACCAATTGCGTATGGACAATCGACTGACGGCCTGTGTAACCTTGCGTATCAAATATTCCGATTTTAAGACCTATACGAAGCAGAAGCGAATACCCTATACAAATTCTGACCATAAAATCATCGCCACCGTCATGGAGCTTTTCAAATCGCTCTACAATCGAAGAATGTTGGTGCGATTGCTTGGGGTAAAGGTTTCCCATTTGGTACAGGGCAGCCATCAAATCGATATGTTCGAGGATGACGAAGCCGTATTGAACCTTTATGCCTCGATGGACCGTATGCGGCAACGTTATGGGCCCGCTGC